From Daphnia pulicaria isolate SC F1-1A chromosome 4, SC_F0-13Bv2, whole genome shotgun sequence, one genomic window encodes:
- the LOC124335996 gene encoding uncharacterized protein LOC124335996 isoform X1 translates to MMDTPTSSTSNNNNSRQVILEGGLPWGFRIQGGSDTGVQLRIARVNPGSKAALQGIREGDVITSMNGQPTEKEVTNSQAHALLKEAGPTLRLGLKQGSTLTRRLFKSSSGASVSSIASAADVNPTSSGNGGVAAQSTSTSHNSSSNGSGGVQSSSSTTNTTSTSSTTTKTSVLTRSDERLAEENVPERPARCAKNKRSKSSSSRSTSSNNNNNNAYNNSGTEESEDETVDCHRNLTGLKSGPSSPPAAAAASSSSDDPLEGIHSILSEMEREIRHTGIDPQSEAIMAHLPPPDGGASVEPRIGGLTIEEFIHFLALLERVKEQHIDTKESGDDPAAGSGSATPSAPAERTSPYDNIIRSLGPDHPLYCNVATSPRISPPSDEDRSRGSSSSSSPCSSDEDAGQFQLPDGKSATLPGFSFLERLFLRRYLHVIPEEVASDCGSHSARLSRALSGLSSALSYLEDVDDDRFSHESVGDEFPDFASGGSLTPVPNPTTNDSEANAVLVPVEPEGDRVEAPECIQQQPVTHSDSALQVEKARQNAEAESPVDVTERRIIPPEDEFSIVLAVPVMIVDSSDYDDPADSPTEDRAPFISPTSSNLLEEEADRPTHFPQVLDEMNDRQGINEEDEKADEEAKEKEKMKEEEEEENQSEVTSLADYCELLDESLLPLSVLMMQTSGGSSVGGCCRDCDETTGQRPSHSERNDPPTEDYACSCSLGFSDDDDDDGDNDNDDDDDVNVGHDDNNQQPVIIDSGEVAIPLPPAADGLTGMTTVQEEEDTKGEHGPDGGDDTLTMDSIHRADGEEKMSSVIGETTVSGTSVVTLIDAKIVSVDYKPVQLIRSSAQLRHAGDGGTAETLDEFQPAAAPDAENRQLAGENPAETDSRRTMGQVSNEESDPVLAAARFTADDSGLVEAAMTELSSAGVNQPELIIPVDQGVCSSTAKKHGRVVDEMRRLWETRCAADSSTIPAIPSDPDNEQDKDTSFEYGSDQATPVPEEEPSAAIVESPAVVNDPVRMKSIQEFRMLWSGWPPPPPLPPPPEHYGASETETGYSTDGSEPFRQRRRRAAQALMSSVPTPPPRPTPPRDENLYRLRSDHSGWHDRPPEPPLRYQPYLGQRYQPLCYYSAPEADEEEDDERVKARLLADWLVLANRKRSHSPSSGTYRSIQRSNYSTLTSTTTTTRDTSARESESEASDYNDRTDCATAIRRYRRRQRVDEYLSHGSSSSLLSTPYLASSPKPGVWSPGQQQPSSPPERDSNNHQQQHHRQSQPVVVSSGSSNGSSQQQPPPPIWIPSSQQPSPKSERKEFRPVRLEALKKQASAQQQQPQQQQQPQQREGGQKPPGGVGNNGTKPAAPTSLPPFATTTSTAASHPSTNAPTTYSSYLYPSSWDNQRQQNAPPYGNNSANSTPINTPASEHSVLTSTSTNFSALSWDRRTNGGSTYSGGSGSTTPTPSLQPLLPPATSSTPTSHLPKVPNTTVTLLQKAREGQLPKGAAYLDSPKQGERSGNRLGQPPPPQQQLYRSPYEQVYSIQREYNVPSTTSSSGPGVSQANGDENSQQPAAASSSSSSQPQETRKFVDLTANKFSGVGPVSNEGVPIALRSGIREEDHHHWYRRMYESLHRAGGPGDYVTVRYKPGRGRGGGYQSEPDQNRYDYDSDAGRYATLDRRRQRIHNDSESNGGSPSRITNQESESYRYQPGRIEDYEPGIRSSITQPQPVKQSPKISIPSKSFTNFALKESGYESDSQLVFRRRYPADSAEGGTGPTTPATDPQEQRLWYRDIQRGGEVPLHGLRKQQPDRPQDESTDPFDRRIGRSEKQRKRDPWRYIRFKSKSPTPPSTQRRRYRFLSVPAVLSRLQSCKMFRSGSSKRQSSATSSPNASEERHQKSTGTSTAKTTVSIGTSTSSKGKTWRRIKSGNGTSGTTKKSPKPTAPSPVDGGFVQREETATPLMDDITAVPQPVQPIEPESQELEPLPPPPVEDMHVEQPPLPPPPPIKAAMESPELKQRSTQQRVPSRPALPSFPAFPTLSPLQSRPAKKKSSGSKSEPALNVYLHTRQMVSQSKFRRMQDEPVAQEETPKMTRYQKLARDTKNLVARISGEIPSTEKIRQALKLPAGSNGNGNGSNGNGSNGKNNSDVDVTDPEFICDEQTAAILLAELEGKPESESQKADGAASQKAESPVQQPPKQQQQQPESKQEQMQEQQQQQPQQLSEHYHFVVPLENRTEDGQGDFYSSRSTAGSPEYIKTQRFTQLRSLYRSLERLNELEKLVPTDELNQVASTDGIIDFDLWRRLRQREKAQEEMRNLATWIQAAQREGECYFGTSPPPKWQRGADPGLRIKEQSVRHLTDKYKTLAEAKRYSTQSLPRNFAQCPDGSRAESPVSTGRVSRSSQRRSSLTGKQMAVLKSQLSRVYTPPSRYETVVSPQRPPRKLPESLLNPKLYVRSVSESSRDCTLARLEQRRNRLMESQKALSIAGSGRAVHRSQSASAPKQPNISEAERRSLSMRLGAEVKQRYIAGQPPATPHQQPRSTRAAIQYVQQLSQHMSRKLASSPRMMSPSSPGPYRTHQSRSSSRGSSASSQQDYLLVLTPRGRNKADVESAVQEWADSAVVGKTPSPTPAVPQRSSSLNIRANLEEDSHSSNSSVQTVIHRDVQKKVDFFEKVIADSVGDPCDLAVVPFRTTQSVNDLRRSASTLVGRRRTRCAVVPQRSQSLSLQRPGSSASAYGSMTDLRLHQLMDRVKSSSPSPSGRRSSPGSVSGGGSHYINLVKKGDVVKKCQYFSSPRVDQPSQQQQQQPQQQKPVQRQSRPATPQLSSRSVPDSLPLWSATEKFNRNKTVIKGQEMGDVSFIKRRYEQEQPRNRFRSQFGSASTPSLQDGGASGSFSWSRRLAAAANKRVSFPNFSSLSRAGSRNGSDAGSRSGGKKMDFTRVKPTLLSSARLALRQAQTAADPTAHQHTIGGRISRPITRNSSAAGGSYNDIPSTLSSVLPPSNTQTTTTATHSTTKTTVASPDMSFKSTSEGSIRSRRSMSSPLPAIPVSTSAAASNVTPNPPGNTQSETAHSKAVPKESISAKMTPASKPAATQSSSPVGHVTPEADYQPVASSTSHSGNFDPSMHQPIYRYTPPPPRSGGRSNRIHSVYDLYATYPRQRAGMQSPSRPPLPAEWAHLTSPRKPRATNQAGAAHRFAESEVTIHYRSPIRNLQQSGQQQTEIDEEELRQMQAEHMRRVYEQERRRKYIQELEDIESRRHMDNFTPLMKSPIPLNRYDDFMDDQPVPMGRSGSQNQPQRDRTPEPKIVARGLYNFVAQNARELSFQKGDIIFIRRQIDKNWYEGEHNAMVGIFPVNYVEIVPYDGVRLTNRKPSEGKGRVKFNFVAQTPIELSLVKGELVIITRQVDEHWLEGRIGQRRGIFPISYVDIIQPCSSPPSNQNVKTPTTSGTALITNGSLRSTHNYQQLRTQQPQHFSMQQKMSPANATSQHQYRTAPAQYNKPSSLMVDTRSDPVLYRALYTYAPQNDDELELQESDMICVLEKCDDGWYVGTSQRTGLFGTFPGNYVERV, encoded by the exons GTAACGGCGGCGTAGCCGCTCAGTCGACATCGACCAGTCACAACAGTAGCAGCAACGGCAGCGGCGGAGTTCAATCATCTTCGTCCACCACCAACACTACATCTACcagctccaccaccaccaagacATCGGTGCTAACCAGATCAG ACGAACGGCTGGCGGAAGAAAACGTTCCAGAAAGGCCAGCTCGATGCGCCAAGAATAAGCGTAGTaaaagtagtagtagtagatctaccagcagcaacaacaacaacaacaacgcgtACAACAATAGCGGAACGGAAGAGAGTGAAGACGAGACCGTCGACTGCCATCGCAATCTGACGGGACTGAAATCCGGTCCGTCTTCGCCGCCGGCAGCCGCTGCTGCCTCCTCTTCTTCAGACGATCCGCTCGAAGGCATCCATTCCATCTTGTCTGAAATGGAGAGAGAAATCCGGCACACGGGGATCGATCCGCAGTCAGAGGCCATCATGGCCCATCTGCCGCCGCCGGACGGGGGAGCCTCGGTCGAGCCGCGAATCGGCGGACTAACAATAGAAGAATTCATTCACTTTCTGGCGCTCCTGGAACGCGTCAAGGAGCAACACATTGACACGAAAGAATCTGGCGACGATCCAGCAGCCGGATCGGGCTCGGCCACTCCGTCGGCTCCCGCCGAGCGGACCAGCCCTTACGACAATATAATCCGATCGCTGGGGCCGGATCATCCGCTCTATTGCAATGTGGCCACCTCGCCCAGGATCAGTCCGCCTTCCGACGAGGATCGATCCCGAGGATCGTCTTCCTCTTCATCGCCTTGCTCATCGGATGAGGATGCCGGCCAATTCCAGCTGCCCGACGGAAAGTCTGCGACTTTGCCCGGATTCTCTTTCCTCGAGCGGCTCTTCCTCCGCCGCTACTTGCACGTCATTCCGGAGGAGGTGGCCAGCGACTGCGGAAGCCACAGCGCCCGGCTCAGCCGAGCTCTCAGCGGACTCTCATCCGCGCTCAGCTATCTGGAAGATGTCGACGACGATCGATTCTCGCACGAATCCGTCGGAGATGAATTTCCGGACTTTGCATCCGGCGGATCCCTAACGCCCGTCCCAAACCCAACGACAAACGACAGCGAAGCCAATGCGGTTCTAGTTCCAGTAGAACCGGAAGGCGACCGAGTAGAAGCTCCCGAgtgcatccagcagcagcctgtCACTCACAGCGATTCCGCATTGCAAGTCGAGAAGGCAAGACAAAATGCGGAAGCGGAATCGCCCGTCGATGTGACTGAACGCCGCATTATTCCGCCGGAAGATGAATTTTCCATCGTCTTGGCAGTCCCCGTCATGATAGTCGACTCGAGCGACTACGATGATCCGGCGGATTCGCCCACAGAAGATCGGGCCCCTTTCATCTCTCCAACTTCATCCAATctgctggaagaagaagcggaTCGTCCCACGCATTTCCCCCAAGTGCTGGATGAGATGAACGACCGACAAGGAATAAATGAGGAAGATGAAAAAGCGGATgaagaagccaaagaaaaggagaaaatgaaagaagaagaagaagaagaaaatcaaagcgAAGTGACTTCATTGGCGGATTATTGCGAGCTGCTTGACGAATCTCTGCTGCCACTCAGCGTCCTAATGATGCAAACATCCGGCGGCAGCAGCGTCGGCGGCTGCTGTCGTGACTGTGACGAAACGACGGGCCAACGGCCGTCGCATTCAGAGCGGAACGACCCGCCGACGGAAGACTACGCCTGCTCGTGCTCTCTAGGCTTCagcgacgacgatgatgatgatggagacaacgacaacgacgacgacgacgacgttaaTGTCGGCCACGATGACAATAATCAACAGCCGGTGATAATCGATTCCGGCGAGGTGGCCATTCCGCTGCCGCCGGCAGCCGACGGATTAACTGGAATGACGACagttcaagaagaagaagacactaAAGGAGAACATGGGCCCGATGGCGGCGACGACACTTTAACAATGGATTCCATCCATCGGGCGGATGGCGAGGAGAAAATGTCGTCGGTGATTGGAGAAACGACGGTGAGTGGAACATCGGTGGTGACGTTGATTGACGCCAAAATCGTCAGCGTCGATTACAAACCCGTGCAGCTGATTCGTTCCAGCGCTCAACTCCGTCACGCTGGTGATGGTGGAACGGCGGAAACTCTGGACGAGTTCCAGCCGGCAGCGGCCCCGGACGCTGAAAATAGACAATTAGCGGGCGAAAATCCAGCAGAGACGGACAGCAGGCGGACGATGGGACAAGTGTCGAATGAAGAAAGTGATCCGGTATTAGCTGCTGCCCGTTTTACGGCGGACGATTCCGGTTTAGTGGAAGCGGCGATGACTGAATTATCATCGGCGGGGGTCAATCAACCGGAATTGATTATTCCGGTTGACCAGGGCGTCTGCAGTTCCACGGCGAAGAAACACGGACGCGTCGTTGATGAAATGCGGAGGCTATGGGAAACGCGTTGCGCTGCCGATTCGTCGACAATTCCGGCCATTCCGTCTGATCCGGATAACGAACAAGACAAGGATACATCCTTCGAGTATGGATCGGATCAAGCGACTCCGGTTCCGGAAGAAGAGCCGTCTGCCGCTATCGTCGAGTCGCCGGCGGTGGTGAACGATCCGGTGCGGATGAAATCTATCCAAGAATTCCGGATGCTTTGGTCCGGATGGCCTCCACCTCCACCACTCCCTCCACCTCCCGAGCATTACGGCGCATCCGAGACGGAAACGGGTTACTCCACTGACGGATCGGAGCCGTTCCGGCAACGGCGGAGGAGAGCAGCCCAAGCTCTGATGAGCTCCGTCCCGACGCCTCCGCCGAGACCCACGCCACCTAGGGACGAAAACTTGTATCGACTACGATCCGATCACTCCGGATGGCACGACCGCCCGCCGGAACCTCCGCTGAGGTACCAGCCGTATCTCGGACAACGCTACCAACCGCTGTGCTATTATTCCGCGCCGGAAgcggacgaagaagaagacgacgagcGGGTGAAGGCTCGCCTGCTTGCCGACTGGCTGGTGCTGGCCAACCGAAAGCGGAGTCACTCGCCATCCAGCGGCACCTACCGATCGATCCAGCGCTCCAATTACAGCACGCtgacgtcgacgacgacgacaacccgCGACACATCCGCCAGGGAATCGGAATCGGAGGCCTCGGACTACAACGATCGGACCGACTGCGCCACCGCCATCCGGCGCTACCGGCGACGCCAGCGAGTTGACGAGTATCTGTCCCATG GATCTTCGTCATCGCTTTTGTCGACGCCCTATCTAGCCAGTAGTCCTAAAccag GTGTTTGGTCGCCGGGTCAGCAACAACCGTCGAGTCCTCCGGAGAGGGACAGCAacaaccaccagcagcagcaccaccgTCAGTCGCAGCCGGTAGTAGTCTCTTCCGGCAGCAGCAacggcagcagccagcagcagccgccacCGCCAATTTGGATTCCGTCCAGCCAACAGCCTAGCCCGAAATCAGAGCGGAAAGAGTTCCGGCCAGTCCGGCTTGAAGCATTGAAGAAACAGGCGTccgcccaacagcagcagccgcagcagcaacaacagccccAGCAG CGCGAGGGAGGCCAGAAACCACCTGGGGGTGTTGGCAACAACGGTACCAAACCGGCGGCTCCGACCAGTTTGCCACCTTTTGCTACAACCACATCCACCGCAGCATCTCATCCATCCACCAACGCCCCAACCACCTACTCCTCTTACTTGTACCCGTCCAGCTGGGACAATCAGCGCCAGCAAAATGCCCCACCGTACGGCAACAACAGTGCAAACAGCACACCCATAAACACACCGGCCAGCGAGCACTCGGTTTTGACCAGCACTTCGACCAATTTTTCCG CTTTGTCTTGGGACCGGAGAACAAACGGCGGGTCCACTTATAGTGGCGGTTCGGGATCGACAACACCTACGCCTTCGTTACAGCCTTTGCTTCCGCCGGCCACATCTTCGACGCCAACCAGTCACCTGCCCAAGGTGCCCAACACCACCGTCACTCTCCTACAGAAAGCCAGAG AGGGACAATTGCCGAAAGGTGCCGCTTACCTGGACAGCCCCAAACAAGGCGAACGTTCCGGAAATCGCCTAGGTCAACCACCTCCGCCCCAACAGCAACTGTACCGTAGCCCATACGAGCAAG TGTACAGCATCCAGCGCGAGTATAACGTGCCCTCAACGACTTCTTCATCTGGCCCCGGCGTTTCACAAGCCAACGGCGACGAAAATAGCCAACAGCCAGCGgcggcatcttcttcttcttcttctcagccGCAAGAAACGCGCAAGTTTGTCGATTTGACGGCCAACAAATTTAGCGGCGTCGGACCCGTTTCCAACGAAGGCGTTCCCATCGCTTTGCGCTCG GGCATAAGAGAAGAGGATCATCATCACTGGTACCGGCGTATGTACGAGTCCTTACACAGGGCAGGAGGTCCAg GAGATTACGTCACTGTACGCTACAAACCTGGTCGTGGACGAGGTGGAGGCTACCAATCGGAGCCGGATCAGAACCGATACGATTACGATTCGGATGCCGGTCGTTACGCAACTTTGGATCGCAGACGTCAACGCATCCACAACGATTCCGAATCTAACGGCGGATCACCTTCGCGAATAAC GAATCAAGAATCTGAATCCTATCGTTATCAACCCGGTCGGATTGAAGATTACGAGCCGGGAATCCGTTCTTCTATCACTCAGCCTCAGCCAGTCAAACAG TCACCCAAGATCAGCATCCCCAGCAAATCGTTTACGAATTT TGCTTTGAAAGAATCTGGTTACGAGAGTGACTCTCAACTAGTCTTTCGACGGCGTTATCCGGCCGATTCGGCCGAAGGGGGTACTGGACCGACAACTCCGGCAACCGATCCGCAAGAGCAGCGTCTTTGGTACCGCGACATCCAGCGTGGAGGCGAGGTGCCATTGCACGGACTCCGCAAACAACAGCCCGATCGACCACAAG ACGAGTCGACCGATCCGTTCGATCGTCGAATAGGCAGAAGCGAGAAACAGCGCAAAAGAGATCCTTGGCGCTACATCCGGTTCAAATCCAAGTCTCCGACTCCGCCGTCGACGCAGAGACGACGCTACCGATTCCTCTCCGTTCCGGCCGTTTTGAGCCGATTGCAAAGCTGCAAAATGTTCCGCAGCGGAAGCAGCAAACGACAGTCGAGCGCCACCAGCAGCCCGAACGCGTCGGAAGAACGCCACCAAAAAAGCACCGGAACGTCGACCGCCAAAACGACAGTTTCCATCGGGACTTCGACTTCTTCCAAGGGCAAAACTTGGCGCCGGATTAAATCCGGAAACGGTACGAGTGGTACGACCAAGAAATCTCCGAAACCAACAGCGCCCAGCCCCGTTGACGGAGGATTTGTTCAGCGGGAAGAAACGGCAACGCCGTTGATGGACGACATTACCGCAGTTCCTCAGCCCGTCCAACCGATTGAACCGGAATCCCAAGAGCTGGAACCTTTGCCGCCTCCTCCTGTAGAAGATATGCACGTCGAGCAGCCGCCGCTTCCACCTCCACCGCCTATCAAAGCGGCGATGGAATCGCCGGAGTTAAAGCAGCGGTCAACACAACAACGCGTTCCGTCCCGTCCGGCGCTTCCGTCTTTTCCGGCCTTTCCGACCTTGTCTCCACTTCAATCCCGTCCGGCTAAGAAGAAATCGTCTGGCAGTAAATCGGAGCCGGCCCTGAACGTCTACCTCCATACGCGTCAAATGGTTTCGCAATCGAAATTCCGGCGGATGCAGGACGAGCCAGTCGCTCAAGAAGAGACGCCCAAAATGACCAGATACCAGAAACTGGCCCGCGACACCAAAAATCTGGTGGCTAGAATTTCTGGAGAGATTCCGAGCACAGAAAAAATCCGCCAAGCGCTAAAACTTCCAGCCGGAAGCAACGGCAATGGAAATGGCTCCAACGGCAACGGATCTAACGGCAAGAATAACTCCGACGTGGACGTCACCGATCCTGAATTCATTTGCGATGAGCAGACGGCGGCTATTCTTTTAGCCGAGCTGGAAGGCAAACCGGAATCGGAATCTCAGAAAGCGGATGGTGCAGCAAGCCAGAAGGCTGAATCACCGGTCCAGCAGCcgccaaaacaacaacaacagcagccagaATCAAAACAAGAGCAGAtgcaagaacaacaacaacaacaaccgcagcAACTTTCGGAACATTATCATTTTGTTGTCCCGCTTGAAAATAGAACTGAAGACGGGCAAGGAGATTTTTATTCTTCCCGTTCCACCGCCGGCAGTCCGGAATACATCAAGACTCAACGTTTCACCCAGCTGCGCTCCCTTTATCGCAGCCTGGAACGGCTCAACGAGCTGGAAAAATTGGTGCCGACTGACGAGCTGAACCAGGTGGCCAGCACCGATGGCATCATCGACTTTGATTTGTGGCGCCGGTTGAGGCAGCGAGAAAAGGCCCAGGAAGAGATGAGGAATTTGGCCACCTGGATTCAGGCGGCACAAAGAGAAGGCGAGTGCTACTTTGGCACATCGCCGCCACCCAAGTGGCAACGCGGAGCCGATCCAGGACTCCGCATCAAAGAACAATCCGTCCGTCACTTGACGGACAAATACAAGACTTTGGCGGAAGCCAAACGCTATTCGACTCAATCGCTACCAAGGAACTTTGCCCAGTGTCCGGATGGCAGTCGAGCGGAATCTCCGGTATCGACTGGACGAGTCAGTCGATCCAGCCAGAGGCGCAGCAGTTTGACGGGAAAGCAGATGGCCGTTTTGAAATCGCAATTATCCCGCGTCTATACTCCGCCGAGCCGTTACGAGACGGTCGTCTCTCCGCAAAGACCGCCCCGGAAGCTTCCGGAATCGTTGCTGAACCCCAAACTCTACGTCCGAAGTGTGTCCGAATCCAGTCGTGATTGCACGCTCGCCAGACTGGAACAGCGACGCAATCGGCTAATGGAATCGCAGAAGGCGTTGTCCATCGCCGGAAGTGGACGTGCCGTCCATCGCTCTCAGTCGGCATCCGCACCCAAGCAGCCAAATATCAGCGAAGCGGAACGCCGTAGTTTATCTATGCGGCTCGGTGCGGAAGTCAAACAGCGTTACATCGCCGGCCAGCCGCCCGCCACTCCGCATCAACAGCCGCGATCCACCAGAGCGGCGATCCAGTACGTTCAACAGTTGAGCCAGCACATGTCGAGAAAATTGGCCAGCTCCCCGCGGATGATGTCGCCCAGTTCGCCGGGTCCTTATCGAACTCATCAATCACGTAGCTCGTCGCGCGGAAGCTCGGCCAGCAGCCAACAAGATTACTTGCTCGTGCTGACACCTCGCGGGCGGAATAAAGCCGACGTGGAATCAGCTGTTCAAGAATGGGCCGATTCGGCCGTCGTTGGCAAAACTCCTTCTCCGACTCCGGCTGTTCCGCAGCGCTCAAGCAGTTTGAATATCCGCGCCAACTTGGAAGAAGATTCTCACAGTTCAAACTCGTCCGTCCAGACGGTCATCCATCGCGACGTCCAGAAGAAAGTGGATTTCTTTGAGAAGGTCATTGCTGACTCGGTTGGCGATCCTTGCGACTTGGCCGTCGTTCCATTTCGGACTACTCAGAGCGTCAATGACCTGCGCCGATCCGCTTCGACATTGGTGGGCCGTCGCCGGACCCGCTGCGCCGTAGTTCCGCAGAGGTCGCAAAGTCTTTCACTCCAACGGCCCGGATCATCCGCTTCTGCTTACGGATCCATGACCGATCTCCGTCTTCATCAGCTGATGGATCGAGTCAAAAGCTCGTCGCCGAGTCCTTCCGGCCGTAGATCATCTCCCGGAAGCGTGTCCGGAGGCGGAAGCCATTACATTAATTTGGTCAAGAAAGGCGACGTGGTGAAGAAATGCCAATATTTCAGTTCGCCAAGAGTTGACCAAccatcacagcagcagcagcaacaaccgcaACAACAGAAGCCAGTCCAGAGGCAGTCGAGGCCGGCAACTCCGCAACTATCCAGCCGTTCTGTTCCTGATTCGCTTCCGCTTTGGAGTGCGACGGAAAAATTCAATCGCAACAAAACGGTCATCAAAGGGCAAGAGATGGGCGACGTTAGTTTCATCAAGCGCCGCTACGAGCAGGAGCAGCCGAGGAATCGCTTCCGGAGCCAGTTCGGTTCGGCTTCGACTCCGTCACTGCAGGATGGCGGAGCGAGCGGAAGTTTCAGCTGGAGTCGTCGTTTGGCAGCCGCCGCTAACAAACGGGTCTCGTTTCCCAATTTTTCGTCGCTAAGTAGAGCCGGAAGCCGGAATGGAAGTGACGCCGGAAGTCGGTCAGGGGGTAAGAAAATGGATTTCACTCGTGTCAAACCTACTTTACTCTCCTCTGCACGGCTGGCCCTCCGTCAAGCACAAACGGCCGCCGATCCGACGGCTCATCAACACACTATCGGCGGAAGAATCAGCCGACCTATCACCCGCAACTCTTCTGCCGCTGGTGGATCCTACAATGACATTCCCTCTACCCTTTCTTCCGTTCTTCCACCCAGCAACACCCAGACGACCACTACTGCCACCCATTCAACAACCAAAACTACTGTGGCTAGTCCTGATATGAGTTTTAAATCCACTTCAGAAGGATCCATCCGAAGCCGTCGATCCATGTCCAGCCCGCTTCCGGCAATTCCGGTATCCACTTCAGCTGCTGCGTCTAATGTGACTCCAAATCCACCTGGAAATACGCAGTCCGAAACAGCCCATTCCAAAGCGGTTCCTAAAGAATCCATCAGTGCCAAAATGACGCCAGCCAGTAAACCGGCAGCAACTCAATCCAGCTCTCCAGTAGGACATGTCACTCCAGAGGCAGACTACCAACCAGTGGCCTCTTCTACCTCTCATTCCGGCAATTTCGATCCATCCATGCATCAGCCAATTTATCGCTACACTCCGCCACCTCCGCGTTCAGGGGGTCGATCCAACCGAATCCATTCCGTTTACGATTTATACGCCACGTATCCCCGCCAGAGAGCCGGAATGCAGTCTCCATCTCGCCCACCTCTTCCAGCAGAGTGGGCTCACCTAACCAGCCCCCGCAAGCCACGAGCAACCAATCAAGCAG GCGCAGCGCACAGGTTCGCCGAGTCGGAGGTGACCATTCATTACCGCAGTCCTATCCGCAACCTGCAGCAAAGCGGTCAACAGCAG ACGGAAATCGACGAGGAGGAATTGAGGCAGATGCAGGCGGAGCACATGAGACGCGTTTACGAACAGGAGCGTAGACGGAAATACATCCAAGAACTGGAAGATATCGAGTCTCGACGTCACATGGATAACTTTAC GCCGCTAATGAAATCCCCGATCCCGTTGAACCGTTATGATGACTTTATGGATGATCAACCGGTGCCGATGGGCCGTTCTGGCAGCCAGAACCAGCCACAACGCGACCGAACTCCCGAGCCTAAAATAGTAGCTCGCGGCCTCTACAACTTCGTGGCTCAAAACGCCCG GGAATTGTCGTTTCAAAAAGGAGATATTATCTTCATCCGGCGACAGATTGATAAGAATTGGTACGAGGGAGAACACAATGCCATGGTAGGCATCTTCCCTGTCAATTACGTCGAG ATCGTACCTTACGATGGAGTACGATTGACAAACCGTAAACCCAGCGAAGGCAAAGGCAgagtcaaattcaattttgtggCCCAGACGCCGATTGAATTGTCTCTGGTTAAAGGGGAATTGGTAATCATCACGAGACAAGTGGACGAGCACTGGCTAGAGGGTCGCATCGGTCAACGCCGTGGCATATTCCCCATTTCATACGTCGACATTATCCAGCCTTGTTCTTCACCTCCTTCCAACcaaa ATGTCAAGACCCCGACAACGAGCGGTACCGCTCTAATTACTAACGGATCTCTCCGTTCAACTCATAATTACCAACAATTACGCACTCAGCAGCCGCAGCACTTTTCCATG CAACAGAAAATGAGCCCGGCGAATGCGACATCTCAGCATCAGTACCGAACAGCTCCAGCACAGTATAATAAACCCAGCAGTTTGATGGTCGACACTCGCTCCGATCCCGTCCT atacCGAGCGCTTTACACGTATGCACCGCAGAATGATGACGAGCTTGAACTGCAAGAAAGCGACATGATCTGCGTGCTGGAAAAGTGCGACGACGGTTGGTACGTGGGCACCAGCCAGCGTACCGGCCTCTTCGGTACCTTCCCGGGCAACTATGTCGAACGCGTTTGA